A window of the Planctomycetia bacterium genome harbors these coding sequences:
- a CDS encoding BBP7 family outer membrane beta-barrel protein, with amino-acid sequence MKVARFLLAPALLMALAGDTFGQAPQGPVSMDPGPMIQGPMSQVPTGDAGPMGPDCYPMPMECGPIFDDCNPQSRLRHRTGRGYVQVDAMLLHRNDATAQTLAFDNTTFGTVVSTKDPNFGFETVPRVTAGYVFNNDIALETTIFYKDDFDAKYTGVAATPGGLSSNFGPVFTFLGIPFSNYIGSDAVSVSMATGIHSYELNLVETSRVFNFIAGFRYMEVRDNMSVVAVNTVGSFPGTSSSYIGTYNSLLGTQFGVKTGYSWELLTIDTSAKAGMYYNNAASTTMIRDVNNTITPVPGDQHRTGTNEAFIGDFNVNLTLRLAPSVAARLGYQAMFITDIALAADQISSSNPNAPLAPTYTGQSQNAHGDLFLHGPSAGLDFRW; translated from the coding sequence ATGAAAGTCGCACGCTTCCTGCTAGCGCCCGCATTGCTGATGGCCCTGGCCGGTGACACCTTCGGTCAAGCGCCCCAAGGCCCGGTCTCGATGGACCCGGGCCCGATGATTCAAGGACCGATGTCGCAGGTGCCGACGGGCGATGCCGGCCCGATGGGGCCGGACTGTTACCCGATGCCGATGGAGTGCGGCCCGATCTTCGATGATTGCAATCCGCAGAGCAGGCTACGCCACCGAACCGGTCGCGGCTACGTGCAAGTCGATGCGATGCTCCTGCATCGCAACGACGCCACGGCGCAGACGCTTGCGTTCGACAACACGACCTTCGGCACGGTCGTCAGCACGAAGGATCCGAATTTCGGCTTCGAAACGGTGCCGCGCGTCACGGCGGGCTATGTATTCAACAACGACATCGCCTTGGAAACCACCATTTTTTATAAAGATGACTTCGATGCGAAGTATACCGGGGTTGCAGCGACCCCCGGCGGCCTGAGCTCCAATTTCGGGCCCGTGTTCACTTTCCTCGGCATACCCTTTTCGAATTACATCGGCTCCGATGCCGTCTCGGTCAGCATGGCAACGGGGATCCATAGCTATGAGCTCAACCTTGTGGAGACCTCGAGAGTCTTCAATTTCATCGCCGGCTTTCGTTATATGGAAGTTCGCGACAATATGAGCGTCGTTGCCGTGAACACCGTCGGCAGCTTCCCAGGGACCAGCAGTAGTTACATCGGAACTTATAATAGTTTGCTGGGAACCCAGTTCGGCGTGAAGACCGGCTACAGTTGGGAATTGTTGACGATCGATACCTCGGCGAAGGCGGGCATGTATTACAACAATGCTGCGAGCACGACGATGATTCGTGATGTCAACAATACCATCACTCCGGTGCCCGGAGACCAGCATCGTACCGGCACGAACGAAGCCTTCATCGGCGACTTTAACGTCAACCTCACGCTGCGTCTCGCGCCGTCCGTCGCGGCTCGATTGGGCTACCAAGCGATGTTCATTACCGACATCGCTTTAGCCGCCGATCAAATCAGTTCTTCGAACCCGAACGCACCTCTTGCTCCGACGTACACCGGGCAATCGCAAAATGCTCACGGCGACTTGTTCCTCCACGGCCCGTCGGCTGGTTTGGATTTTCGCTGGTAA
- the moaC gene encoding cyclic pyranopterin monophosphate synthase MoaC — MDELTHFDSSGAARMVDVGDKPITARTARASGRVRMQPTTLALIRTRGHRKGEVLEIARLAGIMAAKRTDELIPLCHSLPLDGATLDFSFDDESVLIEAVVRCTGRTGVEMEALTAVSVAALTIYDMCKSVDRAMTLEAIRLEEKSGGRSGHFRRTEQPLAPSAEIETETGRTGKQKS; from the coding sequence ATGGACGAACTTACGCATTTCGATTCTTCCGGTGCCGCCCGCATGGTCGATGTCGGCGACAAGCCGATCACCGCGCGAACGGCCCGAGCCTCGGGACGCGTTCGGATGCAGCCGACGACGCTGGCGCTGATCCGCACGCGCGGGCATCGCAAAGGAGAGGTGCTCGAAATCGCGCGGCTGGCCGGGATCATGGCGGCGAAGCGAACCGACGAGCTCATTCCGCTTTGCCATTCGCTACCACTCGACGGAGCCACGCTCGATTTCTCGTTCGACGACGAGTCGGTTTTGATCGAAGCCGTGGTGCGCTGCACGGGCCGAACCGGAGTCGAAATGGAAGCGCTGACGGCGGTGAGCGTCGCCGCGCTGACGATCTACGACATGTGCAAGAGCGTCGATCGCGCGATGACGCTGGAAGCGATTCGCCTCGAAGAGAAGAGCGGCGGACGGAGCGGGCACTTCCGACGAACGGAACAGCCGCTCGCTCCGAGCGCGGAAATCGAAACGGAAACAGGACGAACCGGGAAGCAAAAATCATGA
- the gndA gene encoding NADP-dependent phosphogluconate dehydrogenase, producing MSAAPQQNSLCDFGLIGLAVMGENLARNIESRGYSVAVFNRTTTVVDTFMKNHGEGHKFVGCHSLEEIVKNVAKPRKIMMMVKSGKPVDELIDHLIPLLEPGDVLIDGGNELYTNTDRRTQYVESKGLLFIGTGVSGGEEGALKGPSMMPGGSPAAWPLVKPIFQAIAAKVGPNNDIPCCDWVGPRGAGQYVKMIHNGIEYGDMQMICEAYLLMKTTLGLTNAELYDVFASWNKGELDSYLIEITRDIFSVKDPDTGKDMVDLIMDKAGAKGTGKWMSQLALDLGVPSTLVTEAVFARCLSALKDARVRASKVLKGPTEKYTGDKTKFIESVRQALYASKICSYAQGYVQMQAAAKENNWPLDFGSIALLWRGGCIIRARFLEYIKQAFDNDKNLENLLLAPYFRDAVEKAQPAWRHVIVTAVQLGIPIPAFVNALTYFDGYRSERLPANLLQAQRDYFGAHTYERIDKPGTFHTEWIELRKKPE from the coding sequence ATGTCTGCAGCACCTCAACAAAATTCGCTTTGCGACTTCGGTCTTATCGGGTTGGCTGTGATGGGCGAAAACTTGGCGCGCAACATCGAGAGCCGCGGATATAGCGTCGCGGTTTTCAACCGGACGACGACCGTCGTCGACACGTTCATGAAAAACCACGGCGAGGGCCATAAGTTCGTCGGCTGTCATTCGCTCGAAGAGATCGTGAAGAACGTCGCGAAGCCCCGCAAGATCATGATGATGGTCAAGTCCGGCAAGCCCGTCGACGAGCTCATCGATCATCTCATTCCGCTGCTCGAGCCGGGCGACGTGCTGATCGACGGCGGCAACGAGCTCTACACGAACACCGATCGCCGCACGCAATATGTCGAAAGCAAAGGCCTGCTGTTCATCGGCACCGGTGTGTCCGGCGGTGAAGAGGGAGCCTTGAAGGGCCCGAGCATGATGCCCGGCGGCAGTCCTGCCGCGTGGCCGCTTGTGAAGCCGATCTTTCAAGCCATCGCCGCGAAAGTCGGCCCGAACAACGACATTCCGTGCTGCGATTGGGTCGGCCCGCGCGGAGCCGGCCAGTATGTGAAGATGATTCACAACGGCATCGAGTACGGCGACATGCAGATGATCTGCGAAGCGTACTTGCTCATGAAGACGACCCTCGGCTTGACGAACGCCGAGCTCTACGACGTGTTCGCTTCGTGGAACAAGGGAGAGCTCGACAGCTATCTGATCGAAATCACGCGCGACATCTTCAGCGTGAAGGATCCCGACACCGGCAAGGACATGGTCGACCTCATCATGGACAAGGCCGGCGCGAAGGGAACCGGGAAGTGGATGAGCCAGCTCGCGCTCGATCTCGGTGTCCCGAGCACTTTGGTGACCGAGGCCGTGTTTGCTCGCTGCCTCTCGGCTTTGAAAGACGCGCGCGTGCGTGCCAGCAAGGTTCTCAAGGGACCGACGGAAAAATACACCGGCGACAAGACGAAGTTCATCGAGTCGGTTCGGCAAGCACTCTACGCGTCGAAGATTTGCAGCTACGCACAAGGCTACGTGCAGATGCAAGCCGCGGCGAAGGAAAACAACTGGCCGCTCGACTTCGGCAGCATCGCCCTCCTGTGGCGCGGCGGCTGCATCATTCGGGCCCGCTTCTTGGAATATATTAAGCAAGCGTTCGATAACGATAAGAATCTTGAGAATCTGTTGCTCGCGCCGTACTTCCGCGACGCCGTCGAAAAGGCTCAGCCCGCCTGGCGGCATGTCATCGTCACCGCGGTGCAGCTCGGCATTCCGATCCCGGCCTTCGTGAACGCGCTCACCTACTTCGACGGCTACCGCAGCGAACGCTTGCCGGCGAACCTACTGCAAGCGCAACGAGACTACTTCGGCGCACACACCTACGAGCGCATCGACAAGCCCGGCACATTCCACACGGAATGGATCGAATTGCGTAAGAAGCCGGAGTAG
- a CDS encoding SDR family oxidoreductase, whose translation MPSFLENLFSLSGQVAVVTGGTGVLGGALCEGIAKAGATVVVAGQGKERGEARVEAIRAAGGKAVFHPLNVAERASWDAILAETLRQFGKVDILINGAGVNAGCSYADVKDEDFQRVLDINLTGTHLGCQIFGKQMTSARSGAILNIGSVTSHLPLSRVFAYSASKAAVVNLTQNVAREFAPLGVRVNALCPGFFPAEQNRKILDATRVDNIMRQTPMARFGEPDELIGCAILLLAPKAGSFITGAAYYVDGGFTGMRF comes from the coding sequence ATGCCTTCCTTCCTCGAAAACTTGTTCTCGCTCTCCGGTCAAGTCGCCGTCGTGACCGGCGGAACGGGAGTGCTCGGTGGGGCGCTGTGCGAAGGGATCGCGAAAGCCGGAGCGACCGTGGTCGTTGCCGGTCAGGGGAAAGAGCGTGGCGAGGCGCGCGTCGAAGCGATTCGCGCTGCCGGCGGGAAAGCCGTGTTCCATCCGTTGAACGTCGCCGAGCGCGCTAGTTGGGATGCGATTCTCGCCGAAACACTCCGACAATTCGGCAAGGTCGACATTCTCATCAACGGTGCGGGAGTAAACGCCGGCTGCAGCTATGCCGACGTGAAAGATGAAGACTTTCAGCGCGTGCTCGATATCAACCTCACCGGTACGCATCTCGGTTGCCAAATCTTCGGCAAGCAAATGACGTCGGCCCGCAGCGGCGCGATTCTGAACATCGGCAGCGTGACTTCGCATCTGCCGTTGTCGCGCGTCTTCGCATACTCCGCTTCGAAAGCGGCGGTCGTGAACCTCACGCAAAACGTAGCTCGCGAGTTTGCGCCGCTCGGCGTTCGCGTGAACGCCCTGTGCCCCGGCTTCTTTCCGGCCGAGCAAAACCGCAAGATTCTCGATGCAACTCGGGTCGACAACATCATGCGTCAGACCCCGATGGCCCGCTTCGGCGAGCCCGACGAATTGATCGGCTGCGCGATTCTGTTGCTGGCGCCGAAGGCCGGCAGCTTCATTACCGGCGCGGCGTATTACGTCGACGGCGGATTCACCGGCATGCGATTCTAG
- the zwf gene encoding glucose-6-phosphate dehydrogenase, which translates to MATTIVIFGASGDLTSRKLIPSLYQLHRKKRLPEETRIVGSSRTPFSHEAWRKQLGETTHQFCGKDFDEKLWTEFAAKIFYHAGDLGSDADMAALKKTLEEIEGSQSVSRIYYLATAPQFYLEAIDRLGKSGLADESQGTRRVVIEKPFGTDFKSANALNEEIHRVFRERQVYRIDHYLGKETVQNILVLRFANSIFEPLWNRNYIDHVQITAAEEVVVGRRAGYYDTSGVMRDMFQNHLLQLLSITAMEAPSRFEADLVRNEKVKVLQSIRPMTPEEVATKTLRSQYKGYLQEKGVAPESQTPTYAVAKLKIDNWRWQGVPFYLRSGKAMSCRTTQIVIQFRDPPHMLFATEKNKRRKVEANRLIIHIQPAEGIQVHFQTKVPDAGMSMRLTTLDFRFDSQFAGTMPDGYERLLLDVMTGDPSLFARADEVELAWGIVDPILQSWQDNEQPAMTEYEPGMWGPDEAIYWMGADNRTWLDVCPVLPH; encoded by the coding sequence ATGGCGACGACCATCGTAATCTTCGGCGCGTCCGGCGATCTCACGAGCCGGAAGCTGATTCCATCGCTCTATCAACTGCATCGCAAGAAGCGTTTGCCGGAGGAGACGCGCATCGTCGGCTCGTCTCGAACCCCGTTCTCGCACGAGGCTTGGCGCAAGCAACTCGGCGAGACCACGCACCAATTCTGCGGCAAGGATTTCGACGAAAAACTTTGGACGGAGTTCGCCGCGAAGATCTTCTATCACGCCGGCGATCTCGGCAGCGACGCCGACATGGCGGCCCTGAAGAAGACCCTGGAAGAAATCGAGGGGAGCCAATCGGTCTCGCGCATCTACTATCTCGCCACCGCACCGCAATTTTATCTGGAAGCGATTGATCGGCTCGGCAAGTCGGGCCTCGCCGACGAATCGCAGGGGACGCGCCGCGTCGTGATCGAGAAGCCGTTCGGCACCGATTTTAAATCGGCGAACGCGCTGAACGAAGAAATCCATCGGGTCTTTCGCGAGCGCCAGGTCTACCGGATCGATCACTATCTCGGCAAAGAGACCGTTCAAAACATCCTCGTCCTGCGGTTTGCAAATTCCATTTTCGAGCCTCTTTGGAACCGCAACTACATCGACCACGTCCAGATCACGGCGGCGGAGGAAGTCGTCGTCGGCCGTAGAGCCGGCTACTACGATACGTCGGGCGTGATGCGCGATATGTTTCAAAACCATCTCTTGCAATTGCTCTCGATCACGGCGATGGAAGCCCCGTCGCGCTTCGAGGCCGATCTCGTGCGCAACGAGAAGGTGAAGGTCTTGCAGTCGATCCGGCCGATGACGCCGGAAGAAGTCGCGACGAAGACCCTGCGCTCGCAGTACAAAGGCTATCTCCAAGAAAAAGGAGTGGCACCCGAGAGCCAAACGCCGACCTACGCCGTGGCGAAGCTCAAGATCGACAACTGGCGCTGGCAAGGGGTGCCGTTTTATTTACGCAGCGGCAAAGCGATGAGTTGCCGGACGACGCAGATCGTGATTCAGTTTCGCGATCCGCCCCACATGCTCTTCGCAACCGAAAAGAACAAGCGCCGCAAGGTCGAAGCCAACCGGCTCATCATTCACATTCAGCCGGCGGAAGGAATCCAAGTTCACTTCCAAACGAAAGTGCCCGACGCCGGAATGAGCATGCGCCTCACGACGCTCGACTTCCGTTTCGATAGCCAATTCGCCGGCACGATGCCGGACGGCTACGAACGGCTGCTGCTCGACGTGATGACCGGCGATCCGAGCTTGTTCGCCCGCGCCGATGAAGTGGAACTCGCGTGGGGCATCGTCGACCCGATCTTGCAGTCGTGGCAAGACAACGAGCAGCCGGCGATGACGGAATATGAACCCGGTATGTGGGGCCCCGACGAGGCGATCTATTGGATGGGAGCCGATAACCGCACTTGGCTCGATGTTTGTCCGGTCTTGCCTCATTAA